A region from the Fusobacterium sp. SYSU M8D902 genome encodes:
- a CDS encoding pimeloyl-ACP methyl esterase BioG family protein, translating into MKLILFFNGWGMDERVVEDVDLPNDYVIEILNYPYTISTDLDRYEDIVLVGWSFGCYYLSKFVLSQKRKFKKVVAINGNGEVIGKNGINPKMFEYTLSTLTPENLLKFYKNMGIESEFKKPLKRFEEIKDELEYFKANYLPIENVFTEMIIGKDDRIIPSLKQKRYCEERGILYKELDMGHYPFDIIRSWGEIV; encoded by the coding sequence ATGAAATTAATTCTGTTCTTTAATGGATGGGGTATGGATGAGAGAGTAGTAGAAGATGTAGATCTGCCTAATGACTATGTTATAGAGATTTTAAACTATCCCTATACAATCTCCACAGATTTAGATAGATATGAGGATATAGTACTTGTAGGTTGGTCATTTGGTTGTTACTACTTGAGTAAGTTTGTATTGAGTCAGAAGAGAAAATTTAAAAAAGTAGTGGCTATCAATGGAAATGGAGAGGTCATTGGAAAAAATGGAATCAATCCTAAGATGTTTGAGTATACACTATCTACTCTCACTCCAGAAAATCTATTAAAATTTTATAAAAATATGGGAATAGAGAGTGAGTTTAAGAAACCTCTAAAGAGATTTGAAGAGATAAAAGATGAGTTGGAATATTTTAAAGCTAATTATCTGCCTATTGAGAATGTGTTTACAGAGATGATAATAGGAAAAGATGACAGAATTATACCAAGTTTGAAGCAGAAAAGATATTGTGAGGAGAGAGGAATTTTGTATAAAGAGTTAGATATGGGACACTATCCCTTTGATATTATAAGATCTTGGGGGGAAATAGTATGA
- a CDS encoding methyltransferase domain-containing protein produces MNFDKKFSNYEENAKVQKEVALKLVKFLQEKGVKKDKNVLEIGCGTGMFTREFVKEFTPKSLILNDMYDIQNYLKGINYDKFLLGNIEELSIPKSDLVVSSSVFQWLNNFTKVMEEISKSTTELGFSIYLEGNLEEIKDHFGVSLKYLTLDNVVEILTSLYSKVKWKKESIEINFPTPLEALRHLKNTGVTGFERSSVGKIRSYNKTTLTYSVGYFYCSSL; encoded by the coding sequence ATGAATTTTGATAAAAAATTTTCCAACTACGAGGAAAATGCTAAGGTACAGAAAGAGGTTGCTTTAAAGCTTGTGAAATTCCTACAGGAGAAAGGGGTAAAAAAAGATAAAAATGTCTTGGAGATAGGTTGTGGAACAGGTATGTTTACTAGAGAGTTTGTGAAAGAATTTACTCCTAAATCCTTAATCTTAAATGATATGTATGATATTCAAAATTATTTAAAGGGTATAAACTATGATAAATTTTTACTTGGAAATATAGAGGAATTGAGCATACCAAAAAGTGATTTAGTAGTCTCAAGCTCTGTTTTTCAATGGTTGAATAATTTTACTAAAGTGATGGAAGAGATTTCAAAATCTACTACTGAATTGGGATTTTCAATATATTTAGAGGGAAATCTAGAGGAGATAAAGGATCACTTTGGAGTTTCATTAAAATATCTTACACTGGATAATGTGGTTGAGATTTTAACAAGTCTCTACTCAAAAGTAAAGTGGAAAAAAGAGAGTATAGAGATAAACTTCCCAACTCCACTAGAAGCATTAAGACACTTGAAAAATACAGGAGTCACTGGATTTGAAAGAAGTAGTGTTGGAAAAATCAGAAGTTATAACAAGACTACTTTAACATATTCTGTTGGATATTTTTATTGTAGCTCTCTATAA
- a CDS encoding DUF4438 domain-containing protein, with amino-acid sequence MIKTNKENLVMQSVGGKVHSPIVSSPYRISREGEPMILPATGGICYNVKVGDSCMKWVGDHIEPGVSVRNENVAENTAMMLLACIGNTAKIVSGDAKGATGFVTGGHGGIEHTLVYFDDETLEKLSLDDKILIKAYGQGLKIENFEDITCMNIDPELLEKFDIRISDEGCLEVPVVTEIPPYLMGSGVGSSTAFSGDYDIMTGDKEANEKYGIDKLRFGDLVLLRDCNNCFGRDYLKGSVTIGVVVHSDCIKAGHGPGVTTILSCPTSKIKGRIEKNANIAYYLGIK; translated from the coding sequence ATGATAAAAACAAACAAAGAGAATTTAGTTATGCAATCAGTTGGAGGAAAGGTGCATAGTCCTATTGTTTCTTCACCATACAGAATAAGTAGAGAGGGAGAACCTATGATATTACCAGCTACTGGTGGTATATGTTACAATGTAAAGGTTGGAGACTCTTGCATGAAGTGGGTAGGAGATCATATTGAGCCTGGAGTTAGTGTTAGAAATGAAAATGTGGCAGAAAATACAGCTATGATGTTACTTGCTTGTATTGGTAATACAGCTAAAATTGTTTCTGGTGATGCTAAAGGAGCTACTGGTTTTGTCACTGGAGGTCATGGTGGTATTGAACATACTCTGGTATATTTTGATGATGAAACACTTGAAAAATTATCTCTAGACGATAAGATCTTAATAAAAGCTTATGGACAAGGATTGAAGATTGAAAACTTTGAAGATATTACTTGTATGAATATAGATCCAGAACTTTTAGAAAAATTTGATATAAGAATAAGTGATGAGGGTTGTCTTGAGGTTCCAGTTGTCACTGAGATTCCACCATATCTTATGGGATCTGGAGTTGGAAGTTCTACAGCATTTTCTGGAGATTATGATATTATGACTGGAGATAAAGAGGCAAATGAAAAATATGGTATTGATAAACTTAGATTCGGAGATCTAGTTTTACTTAGAGATTGCAACAACTGTTTTGGTAGAGATTATCTAAAAGGATCTGTAACTATTGGAGTTGTTGTACACAGTGATTGCATCAAAGCTGGACATGGTCCTGGAGTTACAACTATACTTAGCTGTCCTACTTCTAAAATCAAAGGAAGAATAGAGAAAAATGCTAATATTGCCTATTATCTAGGAATTAAATAG
- a CDS encoding PFL family protein — protein sequence MISRVEIQETNRMITESNLDVRTITMGISLLDCADPDVDEFNKKIYKKITTYAKDLVKVGDEISKQFGIPVVNKRISVTPIAIAAAGCKTDSYVSIAKTLDKAAKDCGVNFIGGFSALVHKGCTPADRILIDSIPEAMKVTERVCSSVNVGTSRNGINMDAVKRMGEVIVETAELTKDIDCLGCAKLVVFCNAVEDNPFMAGAFHGVGEADCVINVGVSGPGVVKRALVEAKGADFETLCEVVKKTAFKITRAGQIVAQEAARRLNVPFGIIDLSLAPTPAVGDSIAEIFQEMGLEHAGAPGTTAALAILNDNVKKGGVMASSYVGGLSGAFIPVSEDHAMIEAAKIGALTLEKLEAMTCVCSVGLDMIAIPGDTSAYTISGIIADESAIGMVNNKTTAVRIIPVIGKGVGEMVEFGGLLGYAPIMAVNKFKCDDFIKRGGRIPAPIHSFKN from the coding sequence ATGATTTCTAGAGTAGAGATTCAAGAAACAAATAGAATGATAACAGAGTCAAATCTAGATGTACGTACTATAACTATGGGAATTAGTCTTTTAGATTGTGCAGACCCTGATGTAGATGAGTTTAATAAAAAGATTTATAAAAAAATTACAACTTATGCAAAAGATTTAGTAAAAGTAGGAGATGAGATTTCTAAGCAGTTTGGAATACCAGTTGTAAATAAGAGAATATCTGTAACTCCAATAGCTATTGCAGCAGCAGGTTGTAAAACAGATTCATATGTAAGTATAGCAAAAACTTTAGATAAAGCAGCAAAAGATTGTGGAGTGAATTTTATTGGTGGATTTTCAGCACTTGTACATAAAGGATGCACTCCAGCAGATAGAATATTAATAGATTCTATACCTGAAGCAATGAAAGTTACAGAGAGAGTATGCTCATCTGTAAATGTTGGAACTTCAAGAAATGGTATAAATATGGATGCTGTTAAGAGAATGGGAGAGGTAATTGTTGAGACAGCAGAATTGACAAAGGATATTGATTGTTTAGGTTGTGCTAAACTTGTAGTTTTCTGTAATGCAGTTGAAGATAATCCATTTATGGCAGGGGCTTTTCATGGAGTTGGAGAGGCTGATTGTGTAATCAATGTGGGAGTAAGTGGACCAGGAGTTGTAAAAAGAGCTCTTGTAGAGGCAAAGGGAGCAGACTTTGAAACACTTTGTGAAGTTGTTAAAAAGACAGCATTTAAGATAACTAGAGCAGGACAGATAGTAGCACAGGAAGCAGCTAGAAGATTGAATGTTCCATTTGGAATAATTGACCTATCATTAGCACCTACACCAGCAGTGGGAGATAGTATAGCAGAGATATTTCAAGAGATGGGATTGGAACATGCAGGAGCTCCAGGAACTACAGCTGCCTTGGCTATATTGAATGACAATGTAAAAAAAGGTGGAGTTATGGCTTCATCTTATGTAGGTGGATTGAGTGGAGCTTTTATTCCAGTAAGTGAGGATCATGCTATGATAGAAGCAGCTAAAATAGGAGCATTGACATTGGAGAAATTGGAAGCAATGACTTGTGTTTGTTCAGTTGGATTAGATATGATAGCTATTCCAGGAGATACATCAGCTTATACAATCTCTGGAATAATTGCAGATGAGTCAGCAATAGGAATGGTAAATAATAAGACTACTGCAGTTAGAATTATTCCTGTAATAGGAAAGGGTGTAGGAGAGATGGTTGAGTTTGGTGGCTTACTAGGTTATGCACCAATTATGGCTGTAAATAAGTTTAAATGTGATGATTTTATAAAAAGAGGTGGAAGAATACCAGCTCCAATACACAGTTTTAAAAACTAG
- a CDS encoding ACT domain-containing protein translates to MKCIITVVGTDKVGIIAKVCTYLSEANINILDISQTIVSGYFNMLMIVDADKATKPLEAFTDDLINIGDDLGVKVTVQHEDIFNCMHRI, encoded by the coding sequence ATGAAGTGTATTATAACTGTTGTAGGAACAGATAAAGTTGGAATTATTGCTAAAGTTTGTACATATCTATCAGAAGCAAATATTAATATTCTTGATATTTCTCAAACTATTGTAAGCGGATACTTTAATATGTTGATGATTGTTGATGCAGACAAAGCTACTAAACCATTAGAGGCATTTACAGATGATCTAATAAATATAGGTGACGATTTAGGGGTAAAAGTTACAGTTCAACATGAAGACATATTTAATTGTATGCACCGTATATAA